Part of the Triticum urartu cultivar G1812 chromosome 2, Tu2.1, whole genome shotgun sequence genome, aggtctctcttaacggactcctcccatgtcaaatttggtctaccccgacctctcttgacattctccgcacgctttagccgtctgctatgcactggagcttctggaggcctgcgctgaatacgcccaaaccatctcagacgatgttggacaagcttctcttcaattggtgctaccccaactccatctcgtatatcatcattctggactcgatccttcctcgtgtggccacacatccatctcaacatacgcatctccgccacacctaactgttgaacatgtcgccttttagtcggccaacactcggcgccatacaacattgcgggttgAACCGCTGTcttgtagaacttgccttttagcttttgtggcactctcttgtcacagagaatgccagaagcttggcgccacttcatccatccggctttgattcgatgattcatatcttcatcaatacccccatcctcctgcagcattgaccccaaataccgaaaggtgtccttctgaggcaccacctgcccatcaaggctaacctcttcctcctcacacctagtagtacaGTTCTACTGTCAAGAGGATTGTTTTATGCCTATCTGTTGAAGATTAAGATTCATAAGTGATTTCAAACTGGCTCACTAGAGATGATTAAAATTTTGGTGAACTACAAAATGGGCCTAAGGACATACGAAGAGTCTCCAAGTTAACTAATTTGTTCACCAATAGATCTCGAATAATTCTTGCCCCAGTATGCATAACTGCAGAGTTTTGTTTGCTCCTACTTTATAGCTTTGTGTACCCTTGCTTGTCGCAAGCTTTTTTTTAGGTTCAGACCTGTTAAATCTGAACACGCTGTCACATTGTGATGATGTTTGTAAAATATTCTGTATAGTTCAAAAGGAGGCTGTTCAGACGGAGAAGGCGCCAGCAGCACTAGGCCCCTACTCTCAGGCGATAAAAGCAAACAATCTTGTGTTTGTCTCGGGCGTTCTTGGCCTAAATCCTGAGGTTTGCTGCTCAAACTTTTGTTCATTCATCCTTTTTCTTATTTCTCTATATCATAAAATCAATCTGTGCCTTCACTATTTGAAGATGCCAGCAGTATAACTTATGTTGAGTACCTTGCTTTTGTTTTCAGACAGGGAAGTTTGTCTCTGAAAGCGTGGAGGAGCAAACCGAGCAGGTGATGGCTTTGATGTTACTAAATGTTTCTTACATTTCCtcacagaaaaagaaaaaaaatgttgCTACATTATCTGAGCTTAGTGTGTCAGATGCAAACATTATGCCCTGCTTAGTTTCTGAGTTACTCCAAGTCCCAACCGTTTCCTTGTGAGGCTTACCCATGTATTAGTATTATATACTTTGAATCTGGCAATGTATTTATTATTCTGGTGCGCTGAACACATTGCTCTGCCTTTTAGAGACCTCTGTTGGTAGACTTTGCATATTTGGTTAGTCTCTATGTTGAAATCATATGCAATTAGGTGATGGTATTGGTGATCCTGCCTTTGCAGTCACTAAATATAAACGTCTGCTATATCTGCTGCAACTTTGGTGCCCATTTCTGACATCTATTTTGTGTTTCTCCTGTTGTGTGACAGGTTATGAAGAACATGGGTGAAATATTGAAAGCAAGTGGTGCTAGCTACTCATCAGTTGTCAAGACAACAATCATGTGTGTAGTACTGCATGCCCTTTACATGGAATTTTTGTTGCTAAAAGATGTTATGATCCCTGGGAATAATTCCATTCTTGTACGTGCAGGTTAGCGGACCTACAGGATTTCAAGAACGTGAATGAGATTTACGCTAAATGTAAGTCTGATGTTTGTACTTCCTTTGTTGTTGTCACCATCTATCTATGCCTCTGATTGCAGTAATTGACACACGAACCGTGTGCAAGGATGTTCCTTCACCTTGTTTCTGAATTTCTCAACCTTTTCTCCTTTGTAGATTTTCCAGCCCCTGCACCAGCGCGCTCGACCTACCAAGTCGCAGCTCTGCCACTGAACGCCAGGATTGAGATCGAGTGCATTGCTGCCCTCTAGTTACCTCGTGGCTGGCCACCAAAAACCTCAATAAGCATTCCATGCCCGTTGCAGCTGGCCACTACTATTCTGTAGTGCACTACATGACACTGTAATCCAATTAAGGTCTTGAACTGCATGTGATCGGTGTACTGTCTCTCATCGTTTGGTCGCGGGGTATTGCTCCCTGTCCAATCTTATGCCTCGTTGTATAACCGGTAACCTCGTATAAGGAAACGTGAAATTAAAATGGTCAAATTGAGCGTATGAATTAGCCCATACTCTTTCTTCACAGTGTCGGTGCCCCCCTTGTGTTTGATCTGAGCCTTTCACATCTAAACCGTCGAATCCCTACTTTTCTAGCTACGTCTCCCTCAGTTTCTTGTTGACCTGTTGTACTTACGTAGTCTGCGGTCCTCTTGTTTTAAGGAAACGAGATGTAGACGCAACGCAAGCGCGTGGACAACGGATATACAGGTGCGTGACTCTTTATTTAAGGAACATGGAATGTGAAAATAATCGAACAGTGTGGATACTACTCCCCCTCTGAGCAACCCATAATTTATTTTCAGCAGCTTGTGTTGAAAAACTCTCGCTCTGTCTCTTTGATCCGTTGAAAAACGCGTGATCAATCCTACTAGGAATTTAAAATGTGTGTGATTACTTCTTTTGTtgaacggggatctcttttcttATTGACAGTTGTTCAACATGGAATTTCTGTATACTTATCCTACTACTCTTGTAGAAATTCCACCGCAATTGTTTTGCACATAACAAGCAGCAGGCATTGTGTTTCAAGACTAAAGTTTAAGGTATTAGCCAAAAAAGAGAGTGATCTTTCTTGGGTACACTTGATTTGGGAGTCTTACTACAACAACAGAGCCCCAACCAGCAGACATGTTGGCTCTTTCTGGTGGAAGTCCATCATTAAGTTACTTCCGATTTTCAAGGAATTGGCTCACTGCTCTGTAGGACAAGGTTCCTCAGTTATGTTTTGGCATGATAGTTGGGGTCCTGTTCCTCTAAAGCTGCAATTCCCTCATCTGTTTTCCTTCGCAAAGGATGAATTGCTATCCATCCAAGAGGCCTCTCACTTCAGCTCCTTCCAAGATCTTTTTCACCTGCCTCTGTCCAATCTAGCCTTTGCACAGTTTCATCAAGCACAAGcatgtttagagcaagctaaTCTTCGAGGACATGCTGATCAATGGAAATACATTTGGAACTCGGCCACATTTTCCCCTTCAAAAGCCTATAATTTTCTCATCAAAGGGGAGGAGGCACATCCTATTTTCAAGAAGATTTAGGCTACTGCTGTTATGTTAAGATATAAAATCTTCTTCTGGTTGCTACTGCATGATCGAGTAAACACAAGAGGTCTTTTACACAGAAAATCTTTCCACCTCCCATCTTATATGTGTGAGCTCTGTTCTGATCAAGTTGAAGAAACTGCTATGCACTTGTTTTGGGACTGCCCCTTTCCATGTTCTGATCAAGTTGAAGATGCTGGGACATGTTTTTCCCACACAAACATAGAGACACAAGTGTTATTTCTGAGATTCTTTTAGCTCTGAATCATATCCCAAAGGAAGTTGGTCTGAACTTTATCATCATGGCTTGCTGGCAAATTTGGATGCAAAGGAATTTCAAAATATTCAGACATATTACTCCCAATGTCATGACATGGAAAGTGCTCCTCAAGAAAGATCTACTTCTTCTTAAACACAGGATCAAGTTGAAACATAAGCAATCCTTTTCAGACTGGATTGACGCACATTTCTAAGCTCTATGTTTGTTCCCATGATGTTTCCCAAGATAGGCATTGGTTAGCTTAGCtgtttttcctttttccttttccttttctgctgtaaatatttatttttattaataTAAATTACCGTAGAACTATTGTTCTACGGTCTCttcctcaaaaaaaaaagagAGACTAAAGTTTAAGGTACAAGTGGGATATAAAATGGGTGCGAGAAGCTTAATTAACCTCCCCAGATGGGCGTGGTAATTTTTTCGGATCTTCTAAACTCACTTCCCAGTTAAAAAAATATTCATCGGTAGACACCCGAAGCATGAACTCTACACTTCTCGTTCAAAGTGAAACACGGGGCCGGTTTTATCCCAAGGAATTCACAAGTCTAGATACCAGCATATGCTGGTAGCTTTAAGGATCCGGTGAGATCTGACTTTGCGGTTACATATCAAACCATCCTGAACCTGATGGGTAGCTAGGTAGCTCCCAAAAGGATGACAGCATCCGGCGCGACTAGAATACCAAATAATCCTGATGAGGAGTCCACCAGCCAACGGAAGCACCCATCCCCTCACCTTTAGAAAAGAAAAGGGGTAATGTAATGGGGAGCTTGCAAAAGCCAACTCCAATTAACATCCATATCATTCTGGCTTTCCGTGCTTTGTACTGGAATTGTGTGAAAAGTGCTGTATATAGTGGATATTCTCATCGTAAAAGGCATGGGATATGCCTCCCGAGGAGACAAAGATGAGTCAGAGACACTTCCGTAGTGGGCAGTCCAGATTAGCAACAAAAGGACAGATGCTCTAGCCTCCACCATAGGCGTGGAGTTAGTTTCATCTGCCTAAGATAAGAGGGAAAAGGAGAGATGGAGAAAGAGGATGCGTACTGACCTACATATACAAACACTAGCGTTGCAATCAGCTGGAATCTTCCATATGTATATGCTCATGAGATCAGTATCCAGTTACACGTATCAATCAAACCATGAGATCATCGTCCAGCATCCATTTGTACTACTACTCGGTTCCATTGATTAATAATATAGCTACAAATCTAATAAATCTAGCTGTAGTGATTGGTGTTTTGAGTTTTTTTTTTGGAAGGTCGCCCTGATGAacaataaaaaagaaaagaatcTGCAAAAGGATTTGCCTGCCCACTGGCCCGTCACTATCGCAGCTAATCAATCAAACGGCCAGATGCCTGGTTATCTATCGAGCACGTACAACGGTTGACGCCCCCACCAACCACGTGTCTGAGTCTATTGCTTAGCGACAACACGGAGCAATATATATAGCTTGAGTTGCTACCCCACCAGAAAACTCACCATTGTGATCATCAAATGAACCCCATCTCGTTCAATTAGTTAGGATTCTGATAAGTGTCACACGTCATTTGAAATTAGTTATCAGGAAGAAATGTGAAGGTCCAAGTGTGACCCTCGCTAACAGAGACAAAGACATACTAGTACTATACTAGATTAGATATGCATCAGCACCAAAAGAAGAAAAAAGTTGCTTGCGGTCATGACCCCGTACCGCACGTCTCTTTCAGCCTCACACAGTGATCTATAAGCATAATTGATTTGCTATCAACATTTGGCAAAATCAAAAGTTGCGAACATTTGGTAACTTTTTGTGAGATTGGCAATGAGAATTGGCAAACAACCGATCTCTAGCCAATATTTGACAGTTGTCAAAAATTGACATGTCAACTTTTGACATCAAACCAATTATGCTCATAGATTACTGTGGCCGGCCAGGCAACGGACCTGGACATGATCACATGATACGATAGACTGTTGGGGAGCAAGAGCCACAAGAATTGAAACATGAGTTGCAAGTTCATAAGGATGAGTGTATGCGTATATGTATGAGCGCTTGCATCTGTACTggttaaaaaaacaaaaaaattactcaCGGCATGACCCCGTACCGTACATCTCTTTCGGCCTTGTTAGTATATATTTTGTATTGCACACGTATTGGAGTTGTGGCATATCTCCTACTCTTGTATAGTTGAGATAGAGGCCTTCCCTTATATTATATATGCGTGCACCAGCACCCCAATCAATACATTGCATTGCAAATCATCTGTTAACATGGCACCTCGATGCCGAGAAAGTAGTGCAGGGGTCCCAAGTCCTTGAGGGCGAACTCATCATGAAGACGAGCAGTCAGCCGCTGAAGGAGATCGGGGCCGGACGCCGTgaggatgatgtcgtcgacgtagagCAGCAGATATGCAGTGTCAGCTCCCTGATGATACACAAAGAGTGAGGCATCGGAGCGAGTGGACCGAAAGCCCGGAGACTGCAGGAAGGCTGCGATACACTGGTACCAAGCCCGAGGCGCCTGCTTCAACCCGTAAAGAGAGCGGGAGAGCAACCACACGAAGTCGGGGTgctcggcgtcgacaaaaccaGTAGGCTGCTCACACACCTGCTCGGCGGGATGACCGTGCAAGAAGGCGTTGGAAACGTCCAACTGATGTACAGGCCAGGCGCGCGAGACCACCAGCTGAAGGACGGCGCGGATCGTGCCCAGTTTCACAACCGGggcgaaggtgtcggtgaagtccaCGCCCGCGCGCTGCCGAAAACCACGAACCACCCTGACGGCCTCTGCCTCCCTCGACCTCGTGGCCTACTCGAATGCTGACTGGGCTGGCTGCCCCGACACGTGACGCTCTACGTCAGGCTACTGCATCTACCTTGGGCCCTCGTTGATCTCTTGGTCATCGAAGCGGCAGCCCATGGTCTCCC contains:
- the LOC125537346 gene encoding reactive Intermediate Deaminase A, chloroplastic, with protein sequence MAWSAAAAVSRFAASPAAEIRLPFSAAAAASVSFAGRRRFGPVAASLATSATVQKEAVQTEKAPAALGPYSQAIKANNLVFVSGVLGLNPETGKFVSESVEEQTEQVMKNMGEILKASGASYSSVVKTTIMLADLQDFKNVNEIYAKYFPAPAPARSTYQVAALPLNARIEIECIAAL